The following proteins are encoded in a genomic region of Magnolia sinica isolate HGM2019 chromosome 1, MsV1, whole genome shotgun sequence:
- the LOC131255085 gene encoding uncharacterized protein LOC131255085 encodes MATKALIAEQLKGQHFDGNNYEDWSHAVRCLLDEDDISHTLDVVQEEPILAENENLQEHRVAMTRYNKWRKQNRSARNVLLSTMHKELIPTYEVHETAKGIWEALTDAYAQKSDARVRAMELEFQEYRMPVGCPIKDHIRKMEQMIGALRNVGLQVIEIYLWAEAIFKTMVHEVPLGHHYFWIHDE; translated from the exons atggccaccaaagcgttaatcgctgaacaactgaaaggacaacatttcgatggcaacaactacgaagactggtcccacGCGGTGCGATGCCTTttggacgaggacgacatatctcacacactcgatgtagttcaagaggaacccatcctaGCTGAAAAcgaaaatttacaagaacatagggttgcgatgactcgctataataagtggcgaaaacaaaatcgttcagcccgtaatgtccttcttagcactatgcacaaagaactcatacctacgtatgaagtgcatgaaaccgctaagggaatctgggaagcactgacagatgcctacgcgcagaagtcagatgcgagagttagggcaatggaattagaattccaggagtacaggatgcctgtcggctgccccatcaaagatcatattcgtaagatggagcaaatgataggtgcccttaggaatgttgg tttGCAAGTtattgaaatctatctatgggctgaagcaatcttcaagacaatggtacatgaggttccacttggccatcactacttttggattcacgatgagtga
- the LOC131252831 gene encoding clathrin heavy chain 1-like codes for MKNELRSFISVPVQAGLTPPLLQYFGTLLTRGELNAFESLELSRLVVNQNKKNLLENWLAENKLECSEEPGDLVKVGLELFLS; via the exons ATGAAGAATGAGCTCAGGTCCTTCATT AGTGTTCCTGTGCAAGCTGGGCTAACACCACCACTGTTACAGTACTTTGGGACATTGTTAACTAGAGGAGAACTCAATGCCTTTGAATCTTTGGAATTATCCCGCCTAGTTGTGAACCAGAATAAAAAGAATCTTTTGGAGAATTGGTTGGCTGAGAACAAGCTTGAGTGTAGTGAGGAACCAGGGGATCTTGTGAAGGTTGGTTTGGAACTTTTCCTTTCCTAG